The Lasioglossum baleicum chromosome 7, iyLasBale1, whole genome shotgun sequence genomic sequence ttcttctgcgATAAATGTCTTTCTGTCTCTTACGATAGGCTGGCGCACAAAATTTCAAGTTATTTTCGAAACGAAACATAGAAGTCTCTATCAGAGTTCAATTTTACCAATGATCGATACGTTACAGAGAAATAAATCAGCACGATTCGCGAGCCAGCCTACGTTCGTTGCAGGAGAACATACAAATATTGTTAGCAGTGGCGTGTACTTCTAGGTATAACGAGAACATGCTCCGACTCTGAGTAATCAGGACCTGACACGTAGGGCTATGTACTTGTTTCTAGCgtagggaaagaaagagagcgaAGCGAGGCACAGGCGTGTGTGTTCGTTGTGGTCATTCGAGACTCAAGAAGCATGTTGTTCACCAAAGGAGTACGTAGGTCGCGAAAACATGTTCTTCGTGAacttgtgtgtatgtgtgtatatatgtatgtgtgtgtgtgttgatcACGCAATCAGAGTTGCATTTAATCGCAactgtttttttgttttttccttCAAAAGATCAGTACGAAGAATAACTCCTCTCTAACGACACTTGTTCTCAGATCCTAGATCGTTTACATCGGGTCGCGATCACGCTTCCAGAGTATCGTTCAGTGGTTCTCGCACAATTTCTGTGACACGGTGTGTACGTAACCAGCGTGTGTCCTCTTTTTTCATCCAGAATTGTAACGTGTGTGTGACGAGCTCTGCACATAGGTGTTCTCCTCATTAGCAACGTTTTTCATCTGATGttgtttcgtttttttttagcGTATATAATTATGCTCCTTTAAAATTAACTTCTTTACCATTAACACGATTggcaaatacatatatatatttacattcaCTATCTACAATTTATCTACACATCAACAAACGGTTAgcttaacatttttttctcttgGTGTCGTGTGTGTTTTTTCTATCGTTTCTCTAGTATTTCATCTTCGTCCGACTTCGACGACGCGATATTCCCCTTTGTCCCGCAACGCGTAATATCGTTATCAGTATCATCCATCTTTGTCACCGTTTCATCGATCAATTCTCGTATCCGGATCATTCACGCTTCGTTACACTCTCATCATTGATTCTCGCGACTAGTTCGAAGCGACGATCGACGAGTTACAAATGGgcgcaaaagaaaaaaaaaaagaaaagaaagagaaaatacAAATCATCATCGTCGTCGATCTTTCCAATACTTCAACGACACGCGAACAATTCAAATCAACATTAACGACTTGTTCAACGTAACACGTGCATGCGTGTGTTTCTCGTGTATacattgtatatatatgtatataaaaaaataaaataaatacgacaacttaaaatagaaaaacaaaTAGGACAATTTAAATGATAATCAATAAATTGTTGTAGTCCAGTGGGTCAACGTTTCTGGCGTTTCCGACGTTGTAACATCACATCGTCGCCATGTATCATTCTTTCTTCGTCTCTTCTCTTCAAACTCTCCCCCCTGTTTCGCTCCGGGGAAGAATTCATTCGACATCACAAAATTTCCTCTTTCCTCGCTGACAGTCCCATGCATCTTTGATTCCTCGGTCGATGATCGATCGGTAAGTGGTTTAACCAGCCGTTTTTAGTTATGGTCAAACCCGTTAGTCGATTTAATCTCGTCTGGTAATTGTTTCTTAGAAATTCTCTAGTCTTCCTTGTAATCTCTCCTGGGGACGATCAACCTCCACGAGACTGTCGAGTTCAAGTCAAATTAGTCTGCGGCGAGGGCGTAGTTTTGGACAACGTGTACGAGGTGGCTGTGTCCTATATGAACGCCCAGCATTCCAATGTTTTCACTACGAAATCTTCGCGAGGTGCCAAAGGCTCGTTTCCGTACGTGCTACACGACTGCGTTCTGCCTTGGTACAGGTCGCCGTCCAGCCACAGTCCAAACTTGCCACTGAAAACATCACAAATGATTGATTAGCTCAGGCAGATCCACCAAAAGAAACTGGTGAGCCACCGTTGACAAGTGTCTAACGTCACAGCTATTTTTAGTTTAGAGTTCACTCAGTATCGATTGACATGAAACCTCTAACAGCCTACTCGCAAATGAACAAATCTCAAGAATACACTTACTCTCCTGCACCGATGGCGAGACTCTCATTGTTGCCTTTGATGAAGTACAAGTTATCCCCTGTCCAGTTGAACGACTGGAACCTTGGGGTAAACCTGAAGAGCAGGGACTCACCGGTCCCATAGAAGTGGTCACTGACATGTAGTGCGCAGGATGTTAGTGCACCGAACACCTATAACAGCAGAAAATAATGATTCGCTTGATGCACATTTATGTATCAGGGAAATACAAATTCTGATTGCTTTCGTGTACACTTGTGAAACACTCAGTCTGGTTTTACTAATCGGTTAAGACCTAAGTAAGCTGGCACCTGCCATAAAATTCTGTAACGATGAACTTACATTGCCTTCGGTGTCCTCGATGACCAGCAGAATGGGACTTTCTATTTTGGCCATTTTCCTGTACATGCTGTTTAGACTGAAACCATGCTGGCTGGTGCTGAAGACAAGAGTCCACAAGTACCCCTCTGCTCTAGCTGGCAAATGCCGGCACAGTTGTTCTCTGTGCTCATCGCTGAGGATTTCTGTGTTGCCAACCAGGTCCGGTACAATGATTTCATTGTCTAGGGAAATGGCACTGTTCGCGTAGAGAGCTCGCCTGACTTCCTCGCTCATAGACAGTACCTGTGAATAGTAAAACGAACGATGAGTAACTAGAATTTCGGATAGTGCTCGGGTAACGTCACAGAAATCGAGTCTCCAAGTTCGAGGTCTACCAAGTTCATTGCATTACAAATTCAAATGGAGTTCAGCAGTCGAGCATAAATCTACACTGTCTTGTGTGGCTGTGATTGTTAGCTTTATTGTACAACAATGTACTCCGAGACCTCGATTAGTTATACAGATTGGAAAGTTATCATTTTCTGTTCTATTGTAGAGATATATGTTAGGGTTGCAACGCTATAGAGGGGGTCCACAGACTTCTAAACCTAGATCTAGATCTAAAACAGCTAACAGATAGACAGACACACACTACACGGTGGCATTCAAGTGTTGTGTTGTAATTGTTGTTTTGTAATGTCCATGTTTTGCGCTGGTCGAGGGTGTCGTTGAATATGTATGCGGAGAGGAATGCGTCCTTCCTTTGGTACGGTCTTCCATATTAATGTTACCGACTAATTATGCTCGTCTTACGTCGACCCCTGGCCTTTCTTTCAAACCGAGTCAACAGAGGATTGCGCAAACGACTCGTCTTACAATGGCACCATTGTCCGGAGAGAATTGATCTCAGCCTCTCGAGCCTCCATTTAGCTGAAGAACAGTTTAACAATTTCCGCATCCAAAATGATTTTCCATATTTTGGAAAGAATCTTTCTCGACGAAGAGAACGAAGAAAATCTGCTTTGTTAATTATGTTATTTAATCATGTATACGGGTAAGTAGTTTAGGCTGCGTTTCTAGGATCAATACGCGGACAGTGGGAAGAAAgtttctcggaaactatgctacTCGCAGTGATTAGCCAGTCGCGGTAGATtcccattattattattcagcttGATGATACAGATGCTACCGCGGTGAATCACGTTCGCGCACCTGCTCGCCAATGACAACAGTTTCGCATGATCATCTCCCGCGGGATTACGAGCTACGAGTCGCCCTGCTACCTCGTTACGGCTTTACATATCATCCATTAAAATTATGATATTTACTTTACAAAGTCGCCGACGGTCTCCTGAACGCCGCTATTCGTCACTACGGGGATTTGCCTAATTAATTAATCGTTGGAACT encodes the following:
- the Mtd gene encoding TLD domain-containing protein mustard isoform X17, which translates into the protein MPKPKIPNPIAKLSKFLKQRTKVLSMSEEVRRALYANSAISLDNEIIVPDLVGNTEILSDEHREQLCRHLPARAEGYLWTLVFSTSQHGFSLNSMYRKMAKIESPILLVIEDTEGNVFGALTSCALHVSDHFYGTGESLLFRFTPRFQSFNWTGDNLYFIKGNNESLAIGAGDGKFGLWLDGDLYQGRTQSCSTYGNEPLAPREDFVVKTLECWAFI
- the Mtd gene encoding TLD domain-containing protein mustard isoform X16; the encoded protein is MNWTLSAVGNAVNFVYNEHVSPTVRHIAPFVHQRVDDLYRFIHAWVPSLYGELDENYWRERGYILADTDTDLSPELSPHEAGESGESTEDGKTRQDGDEISDLTRESWELIKAPYVKLYSILKTSSTSADSEQIQDPEVLSMSEEVRRALYANSAISLDNEIIVPDLVGNTEILSDEHREQLCRHLPARAEGYLWTLVFSTSQHGFSLNSMYRKMAKIESPILLVIEDTEGNVFGALTSCALHVSDHFYGTGESLLFRFTPRFQSFNWTGDNLYFIKGNNESLAIGAGDGKFGLWLDGDLYQGRTQSCSTYGNEPLAPREDFVVKTLECWAFI
- the Mtd gene encoding TLD domain-containing protein mustard isoform X18, coding for MFADPCTTVGYLFQQSSRMLSVLSMSEEVRRALYANSAISLDNEIIVPDLVGNTEILSDEHREQLCRHLPARAEGYLWTLVFSTSQHGFSLNSMYRKMAKIESPILLVIEDTEGNVFGALTSCALHVSDHFYGTGESLLFRFTPRFQSFNWTGDNLYFIKGNNESLAIGAGDGKFGLWLDGDLYQGRTQSCSTYGNEPLAPREDFVVKTLECWAFI